From a single Dendropsophus ebraccatus isolate aDenEbr1 chromosome 8, aDenEbr1.pat, whole genome shotgun sequence genomic region:
- the DMRTA2 gene encoding doublesex- and mab-3-related transcription factor A2 produces the protein MEISGAPSGSQVPQTPTPTSIPVTVAGTLLRGPQLLLRATEKYPRTPKCARCRNHGVVSALKGHKRYCRWKDCMCAKCTLIAERQRVMAAQVALRRQQAQEENEARELQLLYGTAEGLALAAANGIIPPRPAYEVFGSVCPDNGAETKIQKFDLFPKTLIPRSVTPQQMTAGAKPVTPDSESVSGSAQGTSSPEVRPGSGSENGDGESFLSSPMSKAMKEGEESPSSISPLGSESGSDAEKDEQDPSSSSSARQRTPIDILTRVFPTQKRSVLELVLQGCGGDVVQAIEQILNNRGQEKGDETWSREAALQSIQPSVSTSHRPLIAGAITPTIGTLGSRSAFSPLQPNATHFGTETNTYQLGGHLGLNPLRLAYSAHSRGLAFMAPYSTAGFMPTLGFRPPMDYAFSDLMRDRANVHKDQVYSNGLYGSVVNNATEKQ, from the exons ATGGAGATCAGCGGGGCCCCTTCTGGCTCCCAGGTCCCccagacccccacccccacctctatCCCAGTGACTGTGGCCGGGACCCTCCTGCggggcccccagctgctcctccgcgCAACCGAGAAATACCCCCGCACCCCGAAGTGCGCCCGCTGCCGGAATCACGGGGTGGTCTCCGCTCTCAAGGGCCACAAGCGCTATTGTCGCTGGAAGGACTGTATGTGCGCCAAGTGCACGCTGATCGCGGAGCGCCAGAGAGTCATGGCCGCGCAGGTCGCGCTCCGCAGGCAGCAGGCGCAGGAGGAGAACGAGGCGCGGGAGCTGCAGCTGCTTTACGGCACCGCGGAGGGGCTGGCACTGGCGGCGGCCAACGGCATCATCCCCCCCAGGCCAGCCTATGAGGTCTTCGGCTCCGTCTGTCCCGACAATGGCGCAG AGACAAAGATCCAGAAGTTTGATCTGTTCCCCAAGACCCTGATTCCCCGATCTGTTACCCCTCAGCAAATGACCGCTGGGGCCAAACCAGTGACCCCGGACAGTGAATCAGTGAGTGGCAGCGCCCAGGGCACCTCCTCTCCAGAAGTGAGGCCTGGCTCTGGCTCTGAGAACGGGGACGGTGAATCCTTCCTCAGCTCCCCAATGTCCAAGGCCATGAAAGAAGGCGAGGAGAGCCCGAGCTCCATCAGTCCACTGGGGTCCGAATCCGGATCTGATGCAGAGAAAGATGAGCAGGACCCAAGTTCTTCTTCTTCAGCCAGACAGAGGACCCCCATAGACATCCTGACCAGGGTCTTCCCCACCCAGAAGAGGAGCGTTTTGGAGCTTGTTCTACAAGGATGTGGTGGTGATGTGGTCCAAGCCATAGAACAGATACTGAACAACCGAGGGCAGGAGAAAGGTGATGAGACCTGGTCTAGAGAGGCTGCCCTACAAAGTATACAACCATCAGTGTCCACCTCACATAGACCCCTCATAGCTGGGGCCATCACCCCCACCATTGGGACACTAGGGAGCAGGTCTGCCTTTTCTCCACTGCAGCCCAATGCTACCCACTTTGGAACAGAGACCAACACCTACCAGTTGGGTGGACATCTAGGACTCAACCCTTTAAGGTTGGCATATTCTGCCCACAGCAGGGGACTTGCCTTCATGGCTCCATATTCCACAGCGGGGTTCATGCCCACACTAGGGTTTCGCCCACCCATGGACTATGCATTTAGTGACCTAATGAGGGACAGGGCCAATGTTCACAAGGACCAGGTTTACTCCAATGGGCTTTACGGTTCTGTAGTCAACAACGCTACAGAGAAACAATGA